Proteins found in one Methylobacterium sp. CB376 genomic segment:
- a CDS encoding iron-containing alcohol dehydrogenase encodes MTPFTFQTCPNILFEPGASAKLPDLVASFRAQRIMLVTDKGVRGAGLTRAAEAALASAGLKATIFEDVVADPPSHVVETAAALARAEGTDLVLSIGGGSALDTAKLVAYLARSDEPLDSIYGVGLAQGQRLPLILVPTTAGTGSEVTPISIVTTPTTEKKGVVSPRLLPDWAVLDPDLTLGLPAHVTAATGIDAMVHAIEAYTSRHKKNPISDQLARQALALLSGSIRTACSDGRNVEARSNMLLGSMLAGMAFANAPVAAVHALAYPIGAVFHVPHGLSNALVLMGVMRFNLPHAQTLYAELAPIFDPEAVNLPTGEAAARFVESLAAICRDCGLPASLAEVGVREEDLARLATDAMKQTRLLVNNPREVTYQDAFAIYSEALDGKLRTAA; translated from the coding sequence ATGACCCCATTCACCTTCCAGACCTGCCCTAATATTCTGTTCGAGCCTGGTGCATCGGCGAAGCTGCCTGATCTCGTGGCGAGCTTCCGCGCTCAACGGATCATGCTGGTGACCGACAAAGGCGTTCGCGGCGCGGGTCTGACCCGCGCTGCGGAGGCCGCCCTGGCCTCGGCAGGCCTGAAGGCCACCATCTTCGAGGACGTCGTGGCCGACCCGCCGTCGCACGTCGTCGAGACCGCCGCCGCGCTCGCGCGAGCCGAGGGGACGGATCTCGTCCTTTCGATCGGCGGCGGCTCGGCTCTCGATACCGCGAAGCTCGTGGCCTACCTCGCGCGCAGCGACGAACCCCTCGACAGCATCTACGGCGTCGGCCTCGCCCAAGGCCAGCGCTTGCCGCTGATCCTGGTGCCGACCACGGCTGGCACCGGCTCCGAGGTGACGCCGATCTCGATCGTGACCACGCCCACGACCGAGAAGAAAGGCGTGGTCTCGCCTCGGCTACTGCCGGACTGGGCGGTGCTCGACCCCGACCTGACGCTGGGCCTGCCGGCCCATGTCACCGCCGCGACCGGCATCGACGCGATGGTGCACGCGATCGAGGCCTACACCAGCCGTCACAAGAAGAACCCGATCTCGGACCAGCTCGCCCGACAGGCCCTGGCCCTGCTCTCCGGCAGCATTCGCACGGCCTGCAGCGACGGCCGCAACGTCGAGGCGCGCTCCAACATGCTGCTCGGCTCGATGCTGGCCGGCATGGCCTTCGCCAACGCTCCCGTCGCGGCGGTTCATGCGCTGGCCTATCCGATCGGCGCCGTCTTCCACGTGCCGCACGGGTTGTCGAACGCCCTCGTGCTGATGGGCGTGATGCGCTTCAACCTCCCGCACGCGCAGACCCTCTACGCAGAACTCGCCCCGATCTTCGATCCGGAGGCAGTCAACCTGCCGACCGGCGAGGCTGCGGCCCGCTTCGTCGAGAGCCTCGCGGCCATCTGCCGGGATTGCGGCTTGCCCGCCTCACTCGCCGAGGTCGGTGTTCGCGAGGAGGATCTCGCGCGCCTCGCCACCGACGCGATGAAGCAGACCCGCCTCCTCGTGAACAACCCACGCGAGGTCACCTACCAGGATGCCTTCGCGATCTACTCCGAGGCCCTCGACGGCAAGCTCAGAACCGCTGCCTGA
- a CDS encoding amidohydrolase family protein, which translates to MMTRRNLLLGLAVASLATEIPLPVYARAAITGIDTHAHVFTRALPLAGERRYAPGYDAPIADYLAMLDRNGMSHGVLVQPSFLGTDNSYMLEALRTAPERLRGIAVVAPEAEPDFLADLGRQGVVGIRLNLIGRPDPDFGALLWKRHLARLAELGWQVEVQVEAHRLPALLPPLLAVGLPIVVDHFGRPDPRLGIDDPGFRYLLDSGAAGRVWVKLSAAYRNNSGAASEQTANAASHQLLAALGPKQLLWGSDWPHTQFETSADPITARRSLDVWVPEEAARRTILVDTPARLFRFSA; encoded by the coding sequence ATGATGACCCGGCGCAATCTTCTCCTCGGACTGGCCGTCGCTAGCCTCGCCACTGAGATCCCTCTGCCGGTCTATGCCAGGGCAGCTATCACTGGCATCGATACGCACGCGCATGTGTTCACCCGCGCGCTGCCGCTCGCCGGCGAGCGTCGTTACGCTCCGGGCTACGACGCTCCCATCGCCGACTATCTGGCGATGCTGGATCGCAACGGCATGAGCCACGGCGTCCTTGTTCAGCCGAGCTTTCTTGGTACGGACAACTCCTACATGCTCGAGGCCCTGCGCACGGCGCCGGAGCGGCTGCGTGGGATCGCGGTGGTCGCCCCCGAGGCGGAGCCTGACTTTCTCGCCGACCTTGGTCGCCAGGGAGTTGTCGGCATCCGCCTCAACTTGATTGGACGACCCGACCCTGACTTCGGTGCGCTGCTATGGAAGCGCCATCTCGCCCGCTTGGCGGAGCTGGGCTGGCAGGTTGAGGTTCAGGTCGAGGCGCATCGGCTACCCGCTCTCCTACCGCCTCTCTTGGCCGTCGGCCTCCCGATCGTAGTGGATCATTTCGGTCGCCCCGATCCGCGTCTTGGCATCGACGACCCTGGGTTTCGCTACCTGCTCGATAGCGGCGCCGCTGGGCGTGTGTGGGTGAAGCTTTCGGCTGCTTATCGGAATAACAGCGGTGCGGCGAGCGAGCAGACCGCCAACGCAGCAAGCCACCAGCTCCTCGCGGCGCTCGGCCCGAAGCAACTGCTTTGGGGAAGTGACTGGCCGCACACGCAATTCGAAACGAGTGCCGATCCCATCACGGCCCGCCGGTCACTCGACGTCTGGGTACCAGAGGAGGCCGCGCGCCGTACCATCCTCGTCGATACGCCGGCCCGACTGTTTCGGTTCAGCGCCTGA
- a CDS encoding poly(R)-hydroxyalkanoic acid synthase subunit PhaE translates to MDPFDTFKAMGELWGKGTQSFLEAQRNMFGAMTTALDKDGKPSLPLVPDWEALQQAQHSYQQAWEAAQAVSATFAKSVKGRGEVRDPIAADVLAKIFDPRGWLSSTSEVDEALNRMAEGPRLADLWNVERKFAAVFTAWVALRRRNLEHNTLMMEVWKKATAAFSAVVNERSKNEQGIASSRELMALWVETANDVLLEAQRSEEFLKSQRETLKASTDLRLAQQDIAEFYSQMFGYPTRAELDDVHQSLTQLRREVRALSRQRRTSRKSGEPT, encoded by the coding sequence ATGGATCCATTCGATACCTTCAAGGCCATGGGAGAGCTCTGGGGCAAAGGCACCCAGTCCTTCCTCGAAGCCCAGCGCAACATGTTCGGGGCGATGACGACGGCCCTGGACAAGGACGGCAAGCCGAGCCTTCCCCTCGTCCCGGACTGGGAGGCCCTGCAACAGGCCCAACACTCGTACCAGCAGGCCTGGGAGGCCGCTCAGGCGGTCTCGGCGACCTTTGCCAAGAGCGTCAAGGGCAGAGGCGAGGTGCGAGATCCCATCGCGGCCGATGTCCTCGCCAAGATCTTCGACCCGCGCGGGTGGCTCTCGTCGACGAGCGAGGTCGATGAAGCCCTCAACCGCATGGCCGAAGGGCCACGGCTCGCCGATCTCTGGAACGTCGAGCGCAAGTTCGCGGCTGTGTTCACGGCTTGGGTCGCGTTGCGCCGCCGCAACCTCGAACACAATACCCTGATGATGGAGGTCTGGAAGAAAGCGACGGCAGCCTTCTCCGCCGTGGTCAATGAGCGGTCCAAGAACGAGCAGGGGATCGCCTCGAGCCGCGAGCTGATGGCGCTCTGGGTCGAGACGGCCAACGACGTTCTGCTGGAGGCGCAGCGGTCGGAGGAGTTTCTCAAGAGCCAGCGCGAGACGCTGAAAGCCTCGACGGACTTGCGGCTTGCTCAGCAGGACATCGCCGAGTTCTACAGCCAGATGTTCGGCTACCCGACCCGCGCCGAACTCGACGACGTGCATCAGAGCCTGACGCAGCTGCGCCGCGAAGTGAGAGCGCTTAGCCGCCAGAGGCGGACCAGCAGAAAATCAGGAGAGCCGACATGA
- a CDS encoding acetolactate synthase large subunit yields the protein MSKGSDLLVAALENEGVDRIFGIPGEENLDVVESLRTSKIELVLTRHEQAAAFMAATHGRLTGRPGVCISTLGPGALNFTTGAAYAHLGAMPMLMITGQKPIMSARQARFQIVDIIGAMRPVTKMTRQIVSAASIPTIVRDAFRVATEERPGPVHLELPEDIAAETADVALVPSHPIDRPVAAPAAIERAAAMILAAKRPLIMVGAAGNRPRLVEPLSDFVRRTRIPFFNTQMGKGAVTGGSNLYLGTAALSERDYVHEAIDRADLIVSIGHDTVEKPPFLMGQVAGGPKVIHVGYVSASVEQVFHPDAEVVGDIGATVTALADRLGGRLDPDQGMLQLRQQILERINDRAEEDRFPVTPQRLVHDVRAVMPEDGIVCLDNGMYKIWFARNYRTHVANTLLLDNALATMGAGLPSAMMAALLHPKRRVLAVCGDGGFMMNSQEMETAVRLGLNLVVLILDDSAYGMIRWKQAVDDFADYGMTFGNPDFVAYANSYGATGHRVTAVRDLAPTLEAAFKAGGVHLVAVPIDYSENTRVLIQELQHKIKDAEPAE from the coding sequence ATGTCTAAGGGATCTGATCTCCTTGTTGCCGCTCTCGAGAATGAGGGTGTTGACCGCATCTTCGGCATCCCGGGCGAGGAGAACCTCGACGTCGTCGAATCCTTACGCACCTCGAAGATCGAACTCGTCCTCACCCGCCACGAGCAGGCCGCCGCCTTCATGGCCGCCACGCACGGGCGGCTGACCGGCCGGCCGGGCGTCTGCATCTCCACCCTCGGTCCGGGTGCGCTCAACTTCACCACGGGTGCGGCCTACGCGCATCTCGGCGCCATGCCGATGCTGATGATCACCGGCCAGAAGCCGATCATGAGCGCGCGCCAAGCTCGGTTCCAGATCGTCGACATCATCGGGGCGATGCGGCCCGTCACCAAGATGACCCGCCAGATCGTCTCGGCGGCCTCGATCCCCACCATCGTGCGCGACGCCTTCCGGGTCGCCACCGAGGAGCGGCCCGGCCCCGTCCACCTCGAACTGCCCGAGGACATCGCGGCCGAGACCGCCGACGTCGCGCTCGTGCCCTCGCACCCGATCGACCGGCCCGTGGCGGCGCCCGCCGCCATCGAGCGCGCGGCCGCGATGATCCTCGCCGCCAAGCGCCCGCTGATCATGGTCGGGGCGGCCGGCAACCGGCCGCGGCTGGTCGAGCCGCTCTCCGACTTCGTGCGCCGCACCCGCATCCCGTTCTTCAACACCCAGATGGGCAAGGGCGCGGTCACGGGCGGCTCGAACCTTTATCTCGGCACCGCGGCCCTCTCCGAGCGCGACTACGTGCATGAGGCGATCGACCGGGCGGACCTGATCGTCTCGATCGGGCACGACACCGTGGAGAAGCCGCCCTTCCTGATGGGGCAGGTCGCGGGCGGCCCGAAGGTAATCCATGTCGGCTACGTCTCGGCGAGCGTCGAGCAGGTCTTCCACCCGGATGCCGAGGTGGTGGGCGACATCGGCGCGACCGTGACGGCGCTCGCCGACCGCCTCGGCGGGCGCCTCGACCCGGACCAGGGAATGCTGCAGTTGCGCCAGCAGATCTTGGAGCGGATCAACGACCGGGCCGAGGAGGACAGGTTCCCGGTGACGCCGCAGCGCCTCGTGCACGACGTGCGGGCCGTGATGCCGGAGGACGGCATCGTCTGCCTCGACAACGGCATGTACAAGATCTGGTTCGCCCGCAACTACCGCACCCACGTGGCGAACACGCTGCTGCTCGACAACGCGCTCGCCACGATGGGCGCGGGACTACCCTCCGCCATGATGGCAGCACTGCTCCATCCGAAGCGTCGGGTACTGGCCGTATGCGGCGACGGTGGGTTCATGATGAACAGCCAAGAGATGGAGACGGCCGTCCGGCTCGGGCTAAACCTTGTGGTGCTGATCCTGGACGACTCGGCCTACGGCATGATCCGCTGGAAGCAGGCGGTGGACGACTTCGCCGATTACGGCATGACCTTCGGCAACCCGGACTTCGTCGCTTACGCCAATTCCTACGGGGCGACGGGCCACCGCGTCACGGCGGTCCGCGATCTGGCTCCGACGCTGGAGGCCGCTTTCAAGGCAGGTGGGGTTCACCTGGTCGCGGTGCCGATCGACTACTCCGAGAACACCCGTGTGCTGATCCAGGAGCTGCAACACAAGATCAAGGATGCCGAGCCGGCCGAATAG
- a CDS encoding MFS transporter encodes MDTITAPKNPLEAQTMRKVGLRLIPFLVLCYFISYVDRVNVGFAALTMNKDIGLSATAFGIGGSLFFIAYVLLEVPSNLAMERFGARRWIARIMISWGLVGVISAFVTGPISFSIVRFLLGAAEAGFFPGVILYLTYWFPKAYRARIVAMFMVAIPLSSFLGSPLSAALLALDGAAGLHGWQWLLIAEAIPAVLLGLATLWVLPDRPAQAGFLNAEERNWLEQSLETERRSASARHAGHGSIWSVLTNKQVWLLAIIYCGSSATSNSLSLWMPQILKEFGLSNIETALLNMIPFGIASVFMIYWGMRADKSGERIWSTALPLALTSLSFALTLLTGSLTITLVLLSLVLLGNYAIKGPFFALATETLSPAEAAAGIAAINTLAHLGTGGITSTIGFLRQATGSFPVALLPLCILTGIGCLLVFWIGREQSRSAAPVPAE; translated from the coding sequence ATGGATACGATCACAGCGCCAAAAAACCCCCTTGAAGCACAGACAATGCGAAAAGTAGGCTTGCGCCTCATTCCATTTCTTGTTCTTTGCTACTTTATATCTTACGTCGATCGCGTGAATGTGGGCTTCGCAGCCCTCACTATGAACAAAGATATCGGCCTGAGCGCTACGGCTTTCGGCATAGGTGGCAGTCTGTTCTTCATTGCCTACGTGCTGCTCGAAGTTCCAAGCAACCTCGCCATGGAGCGGTTCGGCGCCCGCCGCTGGATCGCCCGCATCATGATCAGCTGGGGCCTGGTGGGAGTGATCTCCGCCTTCGTGACCGGCCCCATCTCCTTCTCCATCGTGCGCTTTCTGCTGGGGGCAGCCGAGGCTGGGTTCTTCCCTGGTGTTATCCTCTATCTGACCTACTGGTTCCCCAAAGCCTATCGTGCCCGCATCGTTGCCATGTTCATGGTCGCGATCCCTCTCTCCAGCTTCCTTGGCTCGCCGCTCTCGGCGGCGCTGCTCGCCCTCGATGGCGCCGCGGGGCTGCACGGTTGGCAATGGCTCCTCATCGCTGAGGCGATCCCCGCCGTTCTTCTCGGCTTGGCCACCCTGTGGGTGCTGCCTGACCGGCCCGCGCAGGCAGGCTTCCTCAATGCCGAGGAGCGAAATTGGCTGGAGCAGAGCCTGGAGACGGAGCGCCGGTCCGCCTCGGCCCGGCATGCCGGCCACGGCTCGATCTGGTCCGTGTTGACGAACAAGCAGGTCTGGCTCCTTGCTATCATCTATTGCGGGAGCTCGGCCACCAGCAACTCGCTGTCGCTCTGGATGCCGCAGATCCTGAAGGAGTTCGGCCTGAGCAATATCGAGACTGCTCTCCTGAACATGATCCCGTTCGGCATCGCCTCGGTGTTCATGATTTACTGGGGGATGCGGGCGGACAAGAGTGGCGAGCGGATCTGGAGCACGGCCCTGCCTTTGGCGCTGACGTCGCTGAGCTTCGCGCTAACGCTCCTGACCGGATCGCTGACGATCACGCTGGTGCTGCTCTCGCTGGTGCTGCTGGGTAACTATGCGATCAAGGGACCCTTTTTCGCCCTCGCGACCGAGACCTTGTCTCCGGCCGAAGCAGCGGCGGGTATCGCAGCGATCAATACGCTGGCGCATCTTGGCACAGGCGGCATAACCTCGACGATTGGATTTCTGCGGCAGGCGACCGGCAGCTTCCCCGTCGCTCTGCTCCCGCTCTGCATCCTGACCGGCATCGGCTGTCTCCTGGTGTTTTGGATCGGGCGTGAGCAGAGCCGCAGCGCTGCGCCAGTGCCGGCGGAGTAG
- a CDS encoding MFS transporter: protein MFRWYRETASVERRTFWACLGGWALDALDVQMFSLVIPALIATFQLSRVDAGLIGGVTLVFSALGGWLGGALADRIGRVRALQVTILWFAASTFIAAFAQSFEQLLVTKALQGLGFGGEWAAGAVLMAETIRAEHRGKALGAVQSGWAIGWGTAVLLYTAVFSFLPQEVAWRTLFALGLLPALLIIYIRRAVPEPVRVSPNEARLGFGQALVGIFAPQTLRATLVGGLFGLGAHGGFYALFTWLPTFLKTERGLSVMGTGGYLAVIIVAFGCGCLVAGQLLDRLGRKRTVALFAAGCIALTIAYLVLPIGGAAMLVLGFPLGFCAAGIPASMGALFNELYPAGVRGTGVGFCYNAGRIAAAGLPPLIGALSEVSSLGTAIGINAALAYSLVLLALLLLPETRGKALDDAAANDPVLVTETL from the coding sequence GTGTTCCGGTGGTACCGCGAGACCGCATCCGTAGAGCGGCGCACGTTCTGGGCCTGCCTCGGCGGCTGGGCCCTAGACGCCCTGGACGTGCAGATGTTCAGCCTCGTGATCCCAGCGCTGATCGCGACCTTTCAACTGAGCAGGGTGGATGCGGGTCTGATTGGCGGTGTGACGCTGGTGTTCTCGGCACTGGGCGGCTGGCTCGGCGGGGCACTCGCCGATCGCATCGGACGGGTGCGTGCGTTGCAGGTCACGATCCTGTGGTTTGCAGCCTCAACCTTCATCGCGGCGTTCGCCCAATCCTTCGAGCAGTTGCTCGTCACCAAGGCGCTGCAAGGGCTCGGCTTCGGCGGCGAATGGGCGGCCGGCGCGGTGCTGATGGCCGAAACCATCAGGGCGGAGCACCGCGGCAAGGCCCTCGGCGCCGTGCAGTCGGGGTGGGCCATCGGCTGGGGCACTGCCGTGCTGCTCTACACTGCCGTCTTCTCCTTTCTCCCGCAGGAGGTCGCGTGGCGGACGCTGTTCGCTCTTGGCCTGCTGCCGGCACTTCTCATCATCTACATTCGCCGCGCCGTGCCAGAGCCCGTACGGGTCTCGCCGAACGAGGCGCGGCTAGGCTTTGGGCAGGCGCTCGTCGGCATCTTCGCGCCGCAGACCCTGCGCGCCACGCTCGTCGGCGGGCTGTTCGGGCTCGGCGCGCATGGCGGCTTCTACGCCCTGTTCACGTGGCTGCCGACCTTCCTCAAGACAGAGCGCGGCCTCTCGGTGATGGGCACCGGCGGCTACCTCGCGGTGATCATCGTCGCCTTCGGCTGCGGCTGCCTCGTGGCGGGGCAACTCCTCGACCGCCTCGGCCGAAAGCGCACGGTGGCGCTGTTCGCGGCGGGCTGCATCGCGCTGACGATCGCCTACCTTGTGCTGCCGATCGGCGGGGCGGCGATGCTGGTGCTGGGCTTTCCCCTCGGCTTCTGCGCCGCCGGCATCCCGGCGAGCATGGGGGCGCTGTTCAATGAACTCTACCCGGCCGGCGTGCGCGGCACCGGGGTCGGCTTCTGCTACAACGCCGGGCGCATCGCGGCGGCGGGCCTGCCGCCGCTGATCGGCGCCCTGAGCGAGGTGTCGTCCCTCGGCACCGCCATCGGGATCAACGCCGCGCTCGCTTACTCCCTCGTCCTCCTCGCTCTTCTCCTGCTGCCTGAGACGCGTGGCAAGGCGCTGGACGACGCCGCTGCGAACGATCCTGTCCTCGTGACGGAGACCCTCTGA
- the phaC gene encoding class III poly(R)-hydroxyalkanoic acid synthase subunit PhaC has translation MSRPAKSKAALDPFAEAAALGKRLAEGAKLFQEVRDEDVQIATSEKDVVWQQDKVTLYRYRSLTEQKVRTPVLIVYGLIGRYTMADLQEDRSLVRNLLNLGVDLYVVDWGNPSRADRFVTLDDYIDGYLAECVHVISEANGGQKINLLGICEGGVFTTCYAALHPEDVNAMVLTITPIDFHADTVENRKGHGFINVWTRSLEPDDIDRLIEAHGTLPGEFMGSVFSLMTPMRTMTKYNLDLLEVIDDKKKLMNFLRMEKWISDRPHHPGEAAKQWLKDLYQDNKLVKNSFQLAGRTVDLGEIKCPVLNIYAKDDHIIPPATSQALKQFVGTSDYTELPLPGGHVGVFVGGRAQSLLGTGIAEWLSGRE, from the coding sequence ATGAGCCGCCCTGCCAAATCCAAAGCCGCACTCGATCCTTTCGCAGAAGCGGCAGCGCTCGGAAAGCGGCTCGCGGAAGGAGCCAAGCTCTTCCAGGAAGTCCGCGACGAGGACGTTCAGATTGCGACGAGCGAGAAGGACGTCGTCTGGCAGCAGGACAAGGTCACACTGTACCGCTACCGCTCCCTCACCGAGCAGAAGGTCAGGACACCCGTCCTCATCGTCTATGGCCTCATCGGCCGCTACACCATGGCCGACCTGCAGGAGGATCGCTCACTCGTTCGCAATCTGCTGAACCTCGGTGTCGATCTCTACGTGGTGGACTGGGGCAATCCAAGCCGAGCCGACCGTTTCGTGACGCTGGACGATTACATCGACGGCTATCTCGCCGAGTGCGTGCACGTCATCTCCGAGGCGAACGGGGGGCAGAAGATCAATCTGCTCGGGATTTGCGAGGGTGGTGTCTTCACGACCTGTTACGCGGCGCTGCACCCGGAAGACGTGAACGCGATGGTGCTGACGATCACGCCGATCGACTTCCACGCCGACACGGTCGAGAACCGCAAAGGCCACGGCTTCATCAACGTGTGGACACGCAGCCTCGAGCCTGACGACATCGATCGCCTGATCGAGGCGCACGGCACGCTGCCGGGTGAATTCATGGGCTCGGTGTTCTCGCTGATGACGCCGATGCGCACGATGACAAAGTACAATCTCGATCTGCTTGAGGTCATCGACGACAAGAAGAAGCTGATGAACTTCTTGCGTATGGAGAAGTGGATCTCCGATCGGCCGCACCATCCGGGTGAGGCCGCCAAGCAGTGGCTGAAAGATCTGTATCAGGACAACAAGCTGGTCAAAAATTCGTTCCAGCTTGCCGGCAGAACCGTCGATCTCGGCGAAATCAAATGCCCGGTCCTGAACATCTACGCCAAGGATGACCATATCATTCCGCCGGCGACGTCGCAGGCACTCAAGCAATTCGTCGGTACGTCGGACTACACCGAGCTGCCGCTGCCAGGCGGGCACGTCGGCGTCTTCGTCGGCGGAAGGGCGCAGAGCCTGCTTGGAACCGGCATCGCCGAGTGGCTGTCTGGCCGCGAGTAA
- a CDS encoding isocitrate/isopropylmalate dehydrogenase family protein — protein sequence MSTQSNDRIAATLIPGDGIGPEISDAVVRILDALEAPFAWDVQQGGMAGIESSGDPLPTALLESIGRTKLALKGPLTTPVGGGFRSVNVRLREAFGLYANLRPVRTMIPGGRYEDIDIVLVRENLEGLYVAFEHFIAVGDDPRAVAISQGINTREEARRIVRFAFEYAVQHGRKKVTIVHKANVLKALTGLFLEAGREIAKEYEGRIAVDDRIVDACAMQLVLNPWQFDVIVTTNLFGDILSDQLAGLVGGLGMAPGANIGEKAAIFEAVHGSAPDIAGQGIANPLALLLAAALMLEHVQRSDLAGRLRSAILQTVQADSVRTRDIGGSASTQEFADAIIRRVLA from the coding sequence GTGAGTACTCAAAGCAACGACCGTATCGCGGCGACACTCATCCCGGGCGATGGCATCGGTCCAGAAATATCCGACGCCGTCGTCAGGATCCTCGATGCGCTCGAGGCGCCGTTCGCGTGGGATGTGCAGCAAGGCGGCATGGCCGGCATCGAGAGCAGCGGAGATCCGCTCCCTACTGCGCTCCTGGAGAGCATAGGCCGCACGAAACTGGCACTCAAAGGTCCTCTCACGACACCCGTCGGTGGTGGGTTCCGATCCGTCAACGTTCGCCTGCGAGAAGCCTTCGGTCTCTATGCAAACTTGCGCCCCGTCCGGACCATGATCCCGGGCGGCCGCTACGAGGACATCGATATCGTCCTGGTACGCGAGAACCTCGAAGGCCTTTACGTCGCGTTCGAACACTTCATTGCCGTCGGTGACGATCCGCGGGCCGTGGCCATCTCGCAGGGCATCAACACGCGAGAGGAGGCGCGTCGGATCGTGCGCTTCGCGTTCGAGTACGCGGTGCAGCATGGCCGCAAGAAGGTGACGATCGTCCACAAAGCCAATGTTCTCAAAGCATTGACGGGCCTCTTCCTGGAGGCAGGACGTGAGATCGCGAAGGAGTACGAAGGCCGTATCGCCGTGGACGACCGGATCGTCGATGCCTGTGCGATGCAGCTCGTACTTAATCCTTGGCAGTTCGATGTCATTGTGACGACGAACCTCTTCGGCGACATCTTATCCGATCAGTTGGCAGGCCTTGTGGGTGGCTTAGGCATGGCCCCCGGCGCCAACATTGGAGAAAAGGCGGCGATCTTCGAAGCTGTTCACGGTTCAGCGCCCGATATCGCTGGACAGGGTATCGCGAACCCCTTGGCTCTTCTCCTCGCTGCCGCACTGATGCTCGAGCATGTACAGCGCTCGGATCTCGCTGGCAGGTTGAGATCGGCAATCCTGCAAACGGTGCAAGCTGACAGCGTGCGGACGCGCGATATCGGTGGATCTGCCTCAACGCAGGAATTTGCGGACGCAATCATCCGGCGTGTGCTCGCCTAA